A single Primulina eburnea isolate SZY01 chromosome 11, ASM2296580v1, whole genome shotgun sequence DNA region contains:
- the LOC140805707 gene encoding elongator complex protein 6 produces MTNNPLSNLLHEALGFPHDSKGGALFSGGGGNRFTIVEDCVDTSGEFVLHHLLKRSLAPQSSDVVIFLSFSRPFSHYDRILRKMGCNLVVQREKKRLLFFDVQRLDRDKGKRREDFFLELYGEVHKAIEVCQTSEGLQNITIMIDDVSLMEVDADGSSNLVRNFLHYCYSLTTQFSCSLVMLNHEDVYSTANRPTLLSQLEYLADVVIKTEPLATGLASDVHGQLTVLNKGVGDISGTLRNKVSNFQFRIKDSGAEYFYPGNRT; encoded by the exons ATGACGAATAATCCATTGTCGAACCTTCTACATGAGGCCCTGGGCTTCCCACACGATTCAAAAGGCGGCGCCTTGTTTTCCGGCGGTGGCGGCAATAGATTTACCATCGTGGAGGATTGCGTGGATACCAGCGGAGAATTCGTGCTCCACCACTTACTGAAGCGCTCCCTAGCGCCGCAATCCTCGGATGTAGTTATTTTCCTCTCGTTCTCCCGGCCATTCTCTCACTACGACCGTATTCTTCGCAAAATG GGATGTAACTTAGTCGTCCAAAGGGAGAAGAAAAGATTGTTGTTCTTTGATGTGCAGCGTCTAG ATAGAGACAAAGGGAAGAGGAGGGAGGATTTCTTTCTTGAGCTGTATGGAGAAGTTCACAAAGCAATAGAAGTTTGTCAAACATCTGAAGGCTTGCAAAACATAACTATAATGATTGATGATGTCTCTCTGATGGAAGTTGATGCCGATGGCTCATCAAATCTTGTCCGAAATTTTTTGCATTATTGTTACAGTTTAACTACTCAATTT AGTTGTTCTCTTGTTATGCTTAACCACGAGGACGTGTACTCAACAGCGAATAGACCCACTCTGCTTTCACAATTGGAATACCTGGCAGATGTAGTGATAAAAACCGAACCTTTAGCTACAGGTCTAGCAAGTGATGTTCATGGACAG TTGACTGTTTTAAACAAAGGAGTCGGTGACATCTCTGGCACGTTAAGGAACAAGGTTTCTAATTTCCAGTTCAGAATCAAAGATAGTGGTGCTGAATACTTCTATCCTGGAAACCGGACTTGA